From a region of the Paralichthys olivaceus isolate ysfri-2021 chromosome 4, ASM2471397v2, whole genome shotgun sequence genome:
- the LOC109633603 gene encoding rho-related BTB domain-containing protein 2 isoform X1, producing MEPRFPPRPSTNPMQHFLMLRSQLTDSDMDYERPNVETIKCVVVGDNAVGKTRLICARACNATLTQYQLLATHVPTVWAIDQYRVCQEVLERSRDVVDDVSVSLRLWDTFGDHHKDRRFAYGRSDVVVLCFSIANPNSLYHVKTMWYPEIKHFCPRAPVILVGCQLDLRYADLEAVNRARRPLARPIKSNEILPPERGREVAKELGVPYYETSVVAQFGVKDVFDNAIRAALISRRHLQFWKSHLRNVQRPLLQAPFLPPKPPPPIITVPPPPTTTEEHPVGLLEDPHCADVILVLQERQKIFAHKIYLATSSSKFYDLFIMDTQNEENERPARGPLSGRELLMRAASFDVCESSDDGDRANLRACTSDGTLKDSQGGRRGRLLSSWSRAFVSIQEELVDDPLTYSPRPMTVVHMDQSMQLGPFRAVLRYLYTGQLDENEKELMHIAHIAELLEVFDLRMMVANILNNEAFMNQEITKAFHVRRTNRVKECLAKGTFSDVVFKLDDGTIMAHKPLLISSCDWMAAMFGGPFVESCTKEVLFPNTTRSCMRAVLEYLYTGRFCSRPDLDAMELIVLANRLCLPHLVALTELYTVTVLTEAAMMGADIDGDVLVYLDMAQFHGAQQLTGWCLHHICTNYNSVCRKFPRDMKAKSTDYSDAENQEYFEKHRWPPVWYLKEDDHYQRARKERDKEDYLYQRRQCKRKWIFWNLPSSPNSNSPSSGSSAII from the exons ATGGAGCCCCGCTTCCCTCCGCGTCCATCGACCAACCCGATGCAGCACTTCCTCATGTTACG GTCTCAGCTGACAGATTCTGATATGGACTATGAGAGGCCAAACGTTGAAACTATCAAGTGTGTGGTGGTGGGAGACAATGCAGTCGGAAAGACCCGCCTTATCTGCGCCCGAGCCTGCAATGCCACACTGACTCAGTACCAGTTACTCGCTACACATGTTCCCACGGTCTGGGCAATTGACCAGTACAGAGTATGCCAGGAG GTACTAGAGCGCTCTAGAGATGTAGTGGATGACGTCAGCGTGTCCCTTCGTCTCTGGGACACGTTCGGAGACCATCATAAGGACCGACGTTTTGCATATGGCCG GTCCGATGTGGTGGTGCTGTGCTTCTCAATCGCCAATCCCAACTCTCTGTACCATGTGAAGACCATGTGGTACCCCGAGATCAAACACTTCTGCCCCCGTGCTCCTGTCATCTTGGTGGGCTGTCAGTTGGACCTGCGCTACGCTGACCTGGAGGCAGTGAACAGGGCACGGAGGCCTTTAGCTCG acCTATTAAATCAAATGAGATTCTTCCTCCAGAGAGAGGTCGGGAGGTGGCCAAAGAGTTGGGAGTGCCATATTATGAAACCAGTGTTGTTGCTCAGTTCGGTGTCAAGGACGTCTTTGACAATGCTATCCGAGCTGCGCTCATCTCACGCCGCCACCTGCAGTTCTGGAAATCTCACCTCAGAAACGTGCAGCGGCCTCTCCTTCAGGCACCCTTCCTGCCACCGAAACCTCCCCCTCCTATAATCACTGTGCCTCCTCCCCCAACCACCACAGAGGAGCATCCAGTTGGTCTGCTTGAGGACCCACACTGTGCTGACGTCATTCTGGTTTTGCAGGAGCGACAGAAAATCTTTGCACATAAGATATACCTGGCGACTTCCTCTTCAAAGTTCTACGACCTCTTCATTATGGACACGCAAAATGAGGAGAATGAAAGGCCCGCTCGCGGTCCTCTATCTGGCAGAGAGCTGCTGATGCGTGCTGCTAGCTTTGACGTTTGCGAGAGCAGCGATGACGGAGACAGGGCCAACCTGAGGGCTTGCACTAGCGATGGGACCTTGAAGGACTCACAGGGGGGCCGAAGGGGCAGGCTGCTGTCATCGTGGAGCAGAGCCTTCGTCAGCATCCAGGAGGAGCTGGTCGATGACCCTCTTACTTACAGCCCTAGGCCCATGACTGTTGTGCACATGGACCAGTCCATGCAGCTGGGTCCTTTCCGAGCAGTGCTCCGCTACCTGTACACAGGTCAGCTGGACGAGAATGAGAAAGAGTTAATGCACATTGCACACATTGCTGAGCTGCTGGAGGTCTTTGACCTGCGGATGATGGTGGCAAACATACTTAACAATGAAGCCTTCATGAACCAAGAAATCACCAAAGCCTTCCATGTACGGCGCACAAACAGAGTCAAAGAGTGCTTGGCTAAAGGCACCTTCTCTG ATGTAGTATTCAAGCTAGACGATGGGACGATCATGGCTCACAAACCGTTACTCATCTCTAGTTGTGACTGGATGGCAGCTATGTTCGGGGGGCCCTTTGTGGAGAGCTGCACAAAAGAG GTGCTGTTTCCCAACACTACTCGCAGCTGTATGAGGGCTGTGCTGGAATATCTCTACACAGGGCGGTTTTGCTCTCGACCTGACTTGGATGCAATGGAATTGATTGTTCTTGCCAATCGTCTTTGCCTCCCCCACCTGGTTGCACTTACAG AACTCTACACAGTAACAGTGTTGACGGAGGCAGCGATGATGGGAGCTGACATTGATGGAGATGTGCTGGTGTACTTGGATATGGCCCAG TTCCACGGTGCGCAGCAGCTCACAGGCTGGTGTCTTCACCACatctgcaccaactacaacagcGTCTGCCGCAAGTTTCCCAGAGACATGAAGGCCAAGTCTACAG ATTATTCTGATGCAGAGAACCAAGAATACTTTGAGAAACACCGCTGGCCACCCGTGTGGTACCTCAAAGAGGACGACCACTACCAAAGAGCACGAAAAGAACGCGACAAGGAGGACTACCTGTACCAGAGGCGGCAGTGCAAACGCAAGTGGATTTTCTGGAACCTTCCCTCCTCCCCTAACTCGAACTCTCCCTCTTCTGGCTCGTCCGCCATCATCTGA
- the ido1 gene encoding indoleamine 2,3-dioxygenase 1 isoform X1 produces MAAAETESKAPFSLDSYHVSEELGFILPEPLTELPPYYQPWMDIALRVPELLLSHELRSHIHKMPLLSSSSLQKHRELRLAHLTLSAMTMGYVWQEGENDTVEVLPCNLAVPFWEVSQRLGLPPILTHADGVLANWRKRDPEGPFDMQNLELLVSLPGGDSVRGFFMVTLLVELAAAPALRSIPTVINGVRCRDTEAVARALEDMSQSMQDMTDAFKLMQVHVEPSVFYGIMRIYLSGWKDNPSMPKGLVYEGVRTEAMEFSGGSAAQSSLLHCFDELLGVKHEEKSGAFLTRMRNYMPPAHRQLIQDISLQLPLRSFVQQQASERLNQAFHLCVSKLLALRSYHINVVSRFITVPAARARQLRKQKLDLEGEMISRAPTALEERGTGGSGIMTFLKTVRDQTKEVFLPETNKDMHLT; encoded by the exons ATggctgctgcagaaacagaatCCAAAGCTCCTTTCTCTCTGGATTCCTACCACGTGTCTGAGGAGCTCGGCTTCATCCTCCCCGAGCCTCTG ACAGAGCTCCCACCTTACTACCAGCCATGGATGGATATTGCCCTGCGAGTCCCAGAGCTTTTGCTCTCTCACGAGCTGCGCTCACATATTCACAAG ATGCCGCTGCTGAGCAGCAGCTCTTTACAGAAACACCGAGAGTTGAGGCTGGCCCACCTGACCCTCAGCGCAATGACCATGGGCTACGTttggcaggagggagagaacgACACAGTTGAG GTTCTTCCATGTAACCTGGCTGTTCCATTCTGGGAGGTGTCACAGCGGTTGGGACTTCCCCCAATTCTCACCCATGCTGATGGAGTACTGGCTAACTGGAGGAAGAGGGACCCTGAGGG GCCTTTTGACATGCA GAACCTGGAGTTGCTGGTCAGCCTCCCAGGTGGAGACAGCGTCCGAGGCTTCTTCATGGTCACTCTGCTGGTGGAGCTGGCGGCAGCTCCTGCACTGAGG AGCATCCCCACTGTGATCAACGGTGTCAGGTGCAGAGACACTGAGGCTGTGGCCAGAGCCCTGGAGGACATGAGCCAGTCGATGCAGGATATGACTGATGCATTCAAATTGATGCAAG TGCATGTGGAGCCTTCAGTCTTCTATGGCATCATGAGGATCTACTTGTCAGG ATGGAAAGACAACCCCAGTATGCCAAAGGGCCTGGTCTATGAGGGGGTCAGGACAGAAGCGATGGAGTTTTCAGGAGGAAGTGCTGCACAGAGCAGTTTGCTGCACTGTTTTGATGAACTTCTGGGAgtcaaacatgaagaaaaaagtg GTGCCTTTCTAACCCGCATGAGGAACTACATGCCACCTGCTCACAGGCAACTAATCCAGGACATCTCTCTGCAACTGCCTCTGAGGAGTTTTGTCCAGCAGCAGGCCAGCGAGCGTCTAAACCAGGCCTTTCATCTCTGCGTCTCAAAGCTGTTGGCTCTGCGCAGCTACCACATCAACGTCGTCAGCCGCTTCATCACTGTGCCCGCTGCCCGAGCCCGACAGCTCCGTAAGCAGAAATTGGACTTAGAGGGAGAGATGATCAGCAGAGCACCCACAGCGCTGGAGGAGAGGGGCACCGGCGGCTCCGGTATCATGACCTTCCTAAAAACTGTGAGGGACCAAACTAAAGAAGTCTTCCTGCCCGAGACAAACAAAGACATGCATCTGACGTGA
- the LOC109633603 gene encoding rho-related BTB domain-containing protein 2 isoform X2 — protein MEPRFPPRPSTNPMQHFLMLRSQLTDSDMDYERPNVETIKCVVVGDNAVGKTRLICARACNATLTQYQLLATHVPTVWAIDQYRVCQEVLERSRDVVDDVSVSLRLWDTFGDHHKDRRFAYGRSDVVVLCFSIANPNSLYHVKTMWYPEIKHFCPRAPVILVGCQLDLRYADLEAVNRARRPLARPIKSNEILPPERGREVAKELGVPYYETSVVAQFGVKDVFDNAIRAALISRRHLQFWKSHLRNVQRPLLQAPFLPPKPPPPIITVPPPPTTTEEHPVGLLEDPHCADVILVLQERQKIFAHKIYLATSSSKFYDLFIMDTQNEENERPARGPLSGRELLMRAASFDVCESSDDGDRANLRACTSDGTLKDSQGGRRGRLLSSWSRAFVSIQEELVDDPLTYSPRPMTVVHMDQSMQLGPFRAVLRYLYTGQLDENEKELMHIAHIAELLEVFDLRMMVANILNNEAFMNQEITKAFHVRRTNRVKECLAKGTFSDVVFKLDDGTIMAHKPLLISSCDWMAAMFGGPFVESCTKEVLFPNTTRSCMRAVLEYLYTGRFCSRPDLDAMELIVLANRLCLPHLVALTELYTVTVLTEAAMMGADIDGDVLVYLDMAQFHGAQQLTGWCLHHICTNYNSVCRKFPRDMKAKSTENQEYFEKHRWPPVWYLKEDDHYQRARKERDKEDYLYQRRQCKRKWIFWNLPSSPNSNSPSSGSSAII, from the exons ATGGAGCCCCGCTTCCCTCCGCGTCCATCGACCAACCCGATGCAGCACTTCCTCATGTTACG GTCTCAGCTGACAGATTCTGATATGGACTATGAGAGGCCAAACGTTGAAACTATCAAGTGTGTGGTGGTGGGAGACAATGCAGTCGGAAAGACCCGCCTTATCTGCGCCCGAGCCTGCAATGCCACACTGACTCAGTACCAGTTACTCGCTACACATGTTCCCACGGTCTGGGCAATTGACCAGTACAGAGTATGCCAGGAG GTACTAGAGCGCTCTAGAGATGTAGTGGATGACGTCAGCGTGTCCCTTCGTCTCTGGGACACGTTCGGAGACCATCATAAGGACCGACGTTTTGCATATGGCCG GTCCGATGTGGTGGTGCTGTGCTTCTCAATCGCCAATCCCAACTCTCTGTACCATGTGAAGACCATGTGGTACCCCGAGATCAAACACTTCTGCCCCCGTGCTCCTGTCATCTTGGTGGGCTGTCAGTTGGACCTGCGCTACGCTGACCTGGAGGCAGTGAACAGGGCACGGAGGCCTTTAGCTCG acCTATTAAATCAAATGAGATTCTTCCTCCAGAGAGAGGTCGGGAGGTGGCCAAAGAGTTGGGAGTGCCATATTATGAAACCAGTGTTGTTGCTCAGTTCGGTGTCAAGGACGTCTTTGACAATGCTATCCGAGCTGCGCTCATCTCACGCCGCCACCTGCAGTTCTGGAAATCTCACCTCAGAAACGTGCAGCGGCCTCTCCTTCAGGCACCCTTCCTGCCACCGAAACCTCCCCCTCCTATAATCACTGTGCCTCCTCCCCCAACCACCACAGAGGAGCATCCAGTTGGTCTGCTTGAGGACCCACACTGTGCTGACGTCATTCTGGTTTTGCAGGAGCGACAGAAAATCTTTGCACATAAGATATACCTGGCGACTTCCTCTTCAAAGTTCTACGACCTCTTCATTATGGACACGCAAAATGAGGAGAATGAAAGGCCCGCTCGCGGTCCTCTATCTGGCAGAGAGCTGCTGATGCGTGCTGCTAGCTTTGACGTTTGCGAGAGCAGCGATGACGGAGACAGGGCCAACCTGAGGGCTTGCACTAGCGATGGGACCTTGAAGGACTCACAGGGGGGCCGAAGGGGCAGGCTGCTGTCATCGTGGAGCAGAGCCTTCGTCAGCATCCAGGAGGAGCTGGTCGATGACCCTCTTACTTACAGCCCTAGGCCCATGACTGTTGTGCACATGGACCAGTCCATGCAGCTGGGTCCTTTCCGAGCAGTGCTCCGCTACCTGTACACAGGTCAGCTGGACGAGAATGAGAAAGAGTTAATGCACATTGCACACATTGCTGAGCTGCTGGAGGTCTTTGACCTGCGGATGATGGTGGCAAACATACTTAACAATGAAGCCTTCATGAACCAAGAAATCACCAAAGCCTTCCATGTACGGCGCACAAACAGAGTCAAAGAGTGCTTGGCTAAAGGCACCTTCTCTG ATGTAGTATTCAAGCTAGACGATGGGACGATCATGGCTCACAAACCGTTACTCATCTCTAGTTGTGACTGGATGGCAGCTATGTTCGGGGGGCCCTTTGTGGAGAGCTGCACAAAAGAG GTGCTGTTTCCCAACACTACTCGCAGCTGTATGAGGGCTGTGCTGGAATATCTCTACACAGGGCGGTTTTGCTCTCGACCTGACTTGGATGCAATGGAATTGATTGTTCTTGCCAATCGTCTTTGCCTCCCCCACCTGGTTGCACTTACAG AACTCTACACAGTAACAGTGTTGACGGAGGCAGCGATGATGGGAGCTGACATTGATGGAGATGTGCTGGTGTACTTGGATATGGCCCAG TTCCACGGTGCGCAGCAGCTCACAGGCTGGTGTCTTCACCACatctgcaccaactacaacagcGTCTGCCGCAAGTTTCCCAGAGACATGAAGGCCAAGTCTACAG AGAACCAAGAATACTTTGAGAAACACCGCTGGCCACCCGTGTGGTACCTCAAAGAGGACGACCACTACCAAAGAGCACGAAAAGAACGCGACAAGGAGGACTACCTGTACCAGAGGCGGCAGTGCAAACGCAAGTGGATTTTCTGGAACCTTCCCTCCTCCCCTAACTCGAACTCTCCCTCTTCTGGCTCGTCCGCCATCATCTGA
- the LOC109633603 gene encoding rho-related BTB domain-containing protein 2 isoform X3 has product MDYERPNVETIKCVVVGDNAVGKTRLICARACNATLTQYQLLATHVPTVWAIDQYRVCQEVLERSRDVVDDVSVSLRLWDTFGDHHKDRRFAYGRSDVVVLCFSIANPNSLYHVKTMWYPEIKHFCPRAPVILVGCQLDLRYADLEAVNRARRPLARPIKSNEILPPERGREVAKELGVPYYETSVVAQFGVKDVFDNAIRAALISRRHLQFWKSHLRNVQRPLLQAPFLPPKPPPPIITVPPPPTTTEEHPVGLLEDPHCADVILVLQERQKIFAHKIYLATSSSKFYDLFIMDTQNEENERPARGPLSGRELLMRAASFDVCESSDDGDRANLRACTSDGTLKDSQGGRRGRLLSSWSRAFVSIQEELVDDPLTYSPRPMTVVHMDQSMQLGPFRAVLRYLYTGQLDENEKELMHIAHIAELLEVFDLRMMVANILNNEAFMNQEITKAFHVRRTNRVKECLAKGTFSDVVFKLDDGTIMAHKPLLISSCDWMAAMFGGPFVESCTKEVLFPNTTRSCMRAVLEYLYTGRFCSRPDLDAMELIVLANRLCLPHLVALTELYTVTVLTEAAMMGADIDGDVLVYLDMAQFHGAQQLTGWCLHHICTNYNSVCRKFPRDMKAKSTDYSDAENQEYFEKHRWPPVWYLKEDDHYQRARKERDKEDYLYQRRQCKRKWIFWNLPSSPNSNSPSSGSSAII; this is encoded by the exons ATGGACTATGAGAGGCCAAACGTTGAAACTATCAAGTGTGTGGTGGTGGGAGACAATGCAGTCGGAAAGACCCGCCTTATCTGCGCCCGAGCCTGCAATGCCACACTGACTCAGTACCAGTTACTCGCTACACATGTTCCCACGGTCTGGGCAATTGACCAGTACAGAGTATGCCAGGAG GTACTAGAGCGCTCTAGAGATGTAGTGGATGACGTCAGCGTGTCCCTTCGTCTCTGGGACACGTTCGGAGACCATCATAAGGACCGACGTTTTGCATATGGCCG GTCCGATGTGGTGGTGCTGTGCTTCTCAATCGCCAATCCCAACTCTCTGTACCATGTGAAGACCATGTGGTACCCCGAGATCAAACACTTCTGCCCCCGTGCTCCTGTCATCTTGGTGGGCTGTCAGTTGGACCTGCGCTACGCTGACCTGGAGGCAGTGAACAGGGCACGGAGGCCTTTAGCTCG acCTATTAAATCAAATGAGATTCTTCCTCCAGAGAGAGGTCGGGAGGTGGCCAAAGAGTTGGGAGTGCCATATTATGAAACCAGTGTTGTTGCTCAGTTCGGTGTCAAGGACGTCTTTGACAATGCTATCCGAGCTGCGCTCATCTCACGCCGCCACCTGCAGTTCTGGAAATCTCACCTCAGAAACGTGCAGCGGCCTCTCCTTCAGGCACCCTTCCTGCCACCGAAACCTCCCCCTCCTATAATCACTGTGCCTCCTCCCCCAACCACCACAGAGGAGCATCCAGTTGGTCTGCTTGAGGACCCACACTGTGCTGACGTCATTCTGGTTTTGCAGGAGCGACAGAAAATCTTTGCACATAAGATATACCTGGCGACTTCCTCTTCAAAGTTCTACGACCTCTTCATTATGGACACGCAAAATGAGGAGAATGAAAGGCCCGCTCGCGGTCCTCTATCTGGCAGAGAGCTGCTGATGCGTGCTGCTAGCTTTGACGTTTGCGAGAGCAGCGATGACGGAGACAGGGCCAACCTGAGGGCTTGCACTAGCGATGGGACCTTGAAGGACTCACAGGGGGGCCGAAGGGGCAGGCTGCTGTCATCGTGGAGCAGAGCCTTCGTCAGCATCCAGGAGGAGCTGGTCGATGACCCTCTTACTTACAGCCCTAGGCCCATGACTGTTGTGCACATGGACCAGTCCATGCAGCTGGGTCCTTTCCGAGCAGTGCTCCGCTACCTGTACACAGGTCAGCTGGACGAGAATGAGAAAGAGTTAATGCACATTGCACACATTGCTGAGCTGCTGGAGGTCTTTGACCTGCGGATGATGGTGGCAAACATACTTAACAATGAAGCCTTCATGAACCAAGAAATCACCAAAGCCTTCCATGTACGGCGCACAAACAGAGTCAAAGAGTGCTTGGCTAAAGGCACCTTCTCTG ATGTAGTATTCAAGCTAGACGATGGGACGATCATGGCTCACAAACCGTTACTCATCTCTAGTTGTGACTGGATGGCAGCTATGTTCGGGGGGCCCTTTGTGGAGAGCTGCACAAAAGAG GTGCTGTTTCCCAACACTACTCGCAGCTGTATGAGGGCTGTGCTGGAATATCTCTACACAGGGCGGTTTTGCTCTCGACCTGACTTGGATGCAATGGAATTGATTGTTCTTGCCAATCGTCTTTGCCTCCCCCACCTGGTTGCACTTACAG AACTCTACACAGTAACAGTGTTGACGGAGGCAGCGATGATGGGAGCTGACATTGATGGAGATGTGCTGGTGTACTTGGATATGGCCCAG TTCCACGGTGCGCAGCAGCTCACAGGCTGGTGTCTTCACCACatctgcaccaactacaacagcGTCTGCCGCAAGTTTCCCAGAGACATGAAGGCCAAGTCTACAG ATTATTCTGATGCAGAGAACCAAGAATACTTTGAGAAACACCGCTGGCCACCCGTGTGGTACCTCAAAGAGGACGACCACTACCAAAGAGCACGAAAAGAACGCGACAAGGAGGACTACCTGTACCAGAGGCGGCAGTGCAAACGCAAGTGGATTTTCTGGAACCTTCCCTCCTCCCCTAACTCGAACTCTCCCTCTTCTGGCTCGTCCGCCATCATCTGA
- the ido1 gene encoding indoleamine 2,3-dioxygenase 1 isoform X2 — MDIALRVPELLLSHELRSHIHKMPLLSSSSLQKHRELRLAHLTLSAMTMGYVWQEGENDTVEVLPCNLAVPFWEVSQRLGLPPILTHADGVLANWRKRDPEGPFDMQNLELLVSLPGGDSVRGFFMVTLLVELAAAPALRSIPTVINGVRCRDTEAVARALEDMSQSMQDMTDAFKLMQVHVEPSVFYGIMRIYLSGWKDNPSMPKGLVYEGVRTEAMEFSGGSAAQSSLLHCFDELLGVKHEEKSGAFLTRMRNYMPPAHRQLIQDISLQLPLRSFVQQQASERLNQAFHLCVSKLLALRSYHINVVSRFITVPAARARQLRKQKLDLEGEMISRAPTALEERGTGGSGIMTFLKTVRDQTKEVFLPETNKDMHLT, encoded by the exons ATGGATATTGCCCTGCGAGTCCCAGAGCTTTTGCTCTCTCACGAGCTGCGCTCACATATTCACAAG ATGCCGCTGCTGAGCAGCAGCTCTTTACAGAAACACCGAGAGTTGAGGCTGGCCCACCTGACCCTCAGCGCAATGACCATGGGCTACGTttggcaggagggagagaacgACACAGTTGAG GTTCTTCCATGTAACCTGGCTGTTCCATTCTGGGAGGTGTCACAGCGGTTGGGACTTCCCCCAATTCTCACCCATGCTGATGGAGTACTGGCTAACTGGAGGAAGAGGGACCCTGAGGG GCCTTTTGACATGCA GAACCTGGAGTTGCTGGTCAGCCTCCCAGGTGGAGACAGCGTCCGAGGCTTCTTCATGGTCACTCTGCTGGTGGAGCTGGCGGCAGCTCCTGCACTGAGG AGCATCCCCACTGTGATCAACGGTGTCAGGTGCAGAGACACTGAGGCTGTGGCCAGAGCCCTGGAGGACATGAGCCAGTCGATGCAGGATATGACTGATGCATTCAAATTGATGCAAG TGCATGTGGAGCCTTCAGTCTTCTATGGCATCATGAGGATCTACTTGTCAGG ATGGAAAGACAACCCCAGTATGCCAAAGGGCCTGGTCTATGAGGGGGTCAGGACAGAAGCGATGGAGTTTTCAGGAGGAAGTGCTGCACAGAGCAGTTTGCTGCACTGTTTTGATGAACTTCTGGGAgtcaaacatgaagaaaaaagtg GTGCCTTTCTAACCCGCATGAGGAACTACATGCCACCTGCTCACAGGCAACTAATCCAGGACATCTCTCTGCAACTGCCTCTGAGGAGTTTTGTCCAGCAGCAGGCCAGCGAGCGTCTAAACCAGGCCTTTCATCTCTGCGTCTCAAAGCTGTTGGCTCTGCGCAGCTACCACATCAACGTCGTCAGCCGCTTCATCACTGTGCCCGCTGCCCGAGCCCGACAGCTCCGTAAGCAGAAATTGGACTTAGAGGGAGAGATGATCAGCAGAGCACCCACAGCGCTGGAGGAGAGGGGCACCGGCGGCTCCGGTATCATGACCTTCCTAAAAACTGTGAGGGACCAAACTAAAGAAGTCTTCCTGCCCGAGACAAACAAAGACATGCATCTGACGTGA